One genomic region from Sphingomicrobium aestuariivivum encodes:
- the rplE gene encoding 50S ribosomal protein L5 — MAENYVPRLKKDYDERIVKAMTEKFGYKNHMEVPKLEKVVINMGVGEATQDKKKVQTAAAEMEAIAGQKPVITKAKKSIAQFKLREGMPIGAKVTLRRERMYEFIDRLVTIALPRVRDFRGLNPKSFDGRGNYAMGMKEQIVFPEISYDNVDKVRGMDIIVTTTAKTDEEARELLRLFNFPFPAEKKEEEAA, encoded by the coding sequence ATGGCTGAGAACTACGTTCCGCGCCTGAAGAAGGACTATGACGAGCGCATCGTGAAGGCGATGACCGAAAAGTTCGGCTACAAGAACCACATGGAGGTTCCCAAGCTCGAGAAGGTCGTCATCAACATGGGCGTCGGCGAAGCCACCCAGGACAAGAAGAAGGTCCAGACGGCGGCTGCCGAGATGGAAGCGATCGCCGGCCAGAAGCCCGTGATCACCAAGGCGAAGAAGTCGATCGCGCAGTTCAAGCTGCGTGAAGGCATGCCGATCGGCGCGAAGGTCACCCTCCGCCGCGAGCGCATGTACGAATTCATCGACCGTCTCGTGACCATCGCGCTGCCGCGCGTGCGCGACTTCCGGGGCCTCAACCCCAAGTCGTTCGACGGCCGCGGCAACTATGCGATGGGCATGAAGGAACAGATCGTCTTCCCCGAAATCTCGTACGACAATGTCGACAAGGTCCGGGGCATGGACATCATCGTGACCACCACCGCGAAGACGGACGAGGAAGCGCGCGAACTGCTGCGTCTCTTCAACTTCCCGTTCCCCGCGGAAAAGAAGGAAGAGGAGGCCGCGTAA
- the rpsC gene encoding 30S ribosomal protein S3, giving the protein MGHKSSPIGLRLQINRTWDSRWFAEGQDYGQQLLEDLKIRRFIMEELPQAAISKVVIERPAKLCRISIYAARPGVIIGKKGADIEKLKTKLKKMTDSEVSLNIVEIRKPEIDARLVAQGVADQLERRVAFRRAMKRAVQSALRLGAEGIRITCSGRLGGAEIARTEWYREGRVPLHTLRGNVDYAEAQAHTAYGVCGIKCWVFKGEILGHDPLAQEKLMMDAQTSGVRPARDRR; this is encoded by the coding sequence ATGGGTCACAAAAGCTCCCCCATCGGCCTGCGCCTCCAGATCAACCGGACCTGGGACTCGCGTTGGTTCGCTGAAGGCCAGGACTATGGCCAGCAGCTCCTCGAGGATCTCAAGATCCGTCGTTTCATCATGGAAGAGCTGCCGCAGGCGGCGATTTCGAAGGTCGTCATCGAGCGTCCGGCCAAGCTGTGCCGCATCTCGATCTACGCTGCCCGTCCCGGTGTCATCATCGGCAAGAAGGGTGCGGACATCGAGAAGCTCAAGACGAAGCTGAAGAAGATGACCGACAGCGAGGTCAGCCTCAACATCGTCGAGATCCGCAAGCCGGAAATCGACGCGCGCCTCGTGGCGCAGGGTGTGGCCGACCAGCTCGAGCGTCGTGTGGCGTTCCGTCGTGCCATGAAGCGTGCCGTCCAGTCGGCGCTGCGTCTTGGTGCCGAAGGCATCCGCATCACCTGCTCGGGTCGTCTCGGCGGCGCCGAAATCGCCCGTACCGAATGGTATCGCGAAGGTCGCGTCCCGCTGCATACGCTGCGCGGTAACGTCGACTATGCCGAAGCGCAGGCCCACACCGCCTATGGCGTGTGCGGCATCAAGTGCTGGGTCTTCAAGGGCGAGATTCTCGGCCACGACCCGCTGGCGCAGGAAAAGCTGATGATGGATGCGCAGACCTCGGGCGTTCGCCCGGCGCGCGACCGTCGATAG
- the rpsS gene encoding 30S ribosomal protein S19: MARSIWKGPFVELSLLKKAEAAQEQSNAKPIKTWSRRSTILPQFVGLTFNVYNGKKFVPVAVSEEMVGMKLGEFAPTRSFPGHAADKKGKR; the protein is encoded by the coding sequence ATGGCTCGTTCCATCTGGAAAGGTCCCTTTGTCGAACTGTCGCTTCTGAAGAAGGCGGAAGCGGCGCAGGAACAGTCGAACGCCAAGCCGATCAAGACCTGGTCGCGCCGCTCGACGATCCTGCCGCAGTTCGTGGGCCTCACGTTCAACGTCTACAACGGCAAGAAATTCGTGCCGGTCGCCGTCTCGGAAGAGATGGTCGGCATGAAGCTTGGCGAGTTCGCGCCGACGCGCAGCTTCCCGGGCCACGCCGCCGACAAGAAGGGTAAGCGCTAA
- the rplD gene encoding 50S ribosomal protein L4 — protein sequence MKVKVQTLDAKAGGDVQLDDTIFGVEPREDILHRVVTWQLVNRRAPARATRERSDVARTGKKYGRQKGGGTARHGDRKAPIFIGGGKAHGARARTFSSSLNKKVRALGLKMALSAKAKDGKLIVIDNLDMNGDAKTKALVAKLDKLGFGKTNLVVDGDAVNVGFARASANIPGINLLPAVGANVYDILRHDTLVLTKAGIEKLEARFNG from the coding sequence ATGAAGGTCAAGGTTCAGACCCTCGATGCGAAAGCAGGCGGCGACGTGCAGCTCGACGACACCATCTTCGGTGTCGAGCCGCGCGAAGACATCCTGCACCGCGTCGTCACCTGGCAGCTCGTCAACCGCCGCGCCCCGGCGCGTGCGACCCGCGAGCGCTCGGATGTCGCGCGCACCGGCAAGAAGTACGGTCGCCAGAAGGGCGGCGGTACCGCCCGTCACGGCGATCGCAAGGCGCCGATCTTCATCGGCGGCGGCAAGGCCCACGGTGCCCGTGCCCGCACGTTCAGCTCGAGCCTCAACAAGAAGGTTCGCGCCCTCGGCCTGAAGATGGCTCTTTCGGCCAAGGCCAAGGACGGCAAGCTGATCGTGATCGACAATCTCGACATGAACGGTGACGCCAAGACCAAGGCTCTGGTCGCCAAGCTCGACAAGCTCGGCTTCGGCAAGACCAACCTCGTTGTCGACGGCGATGCGGTGAACGTGGGCTTCGCCCGCGCCAGCGCCAACATCCCCGGCATCAACCTGCTGCCGGCCGTCGGTGCCAACGTCTACGACATCCTGCGTCACGACACGCTGGTCCTCACCAAGGCCGGCATCGAAAAGCTGGAGGCCCGTTTCAATGGCTAA
- the rpmC gene encoding 50S ribosomal protein L29: MAKIDDLKAKTDDQLADELSQLKKEQFNLRFQAATGQLEKPARVREVRRSIAQIMTLQNQRQAEAAKA, translated from the coding sequence ATGGCCAAGATCGACGATCTGAAAGCCAAGACCGACGACCAGCTCGCCGACGAGCTGTCGCAGCTCAAGAAGGAGCAGTTCAACCTGCGCTTCCAGGCCGCGACCGGTCAGTTGGAAAAGCCCGCCCGAGTTCGTGAAGTGCGCCGCTCGATTGCGCAGATCATGACGCTGCAGAACCAGCGCCAGGCCGAAGCGGCCAAGGCGTAA
- the rplX gene encoding 50S ribosomal protein L24 gives MAAAKIKKGDSVVILSGKDKGKTGTVTKVLPKEGKLVVEGVNIITRHKKPTQMDPNGGLEKREAPLFASKVALADPKDGKATRVRFETVDGKKVRVATRSGEKIDG, from the coding sequence ATGGCCGCCGCGAAGATCAAGAAGGGCGACAGCGTCGTCATCCTGTCGGGTAAGGACAAGGGCAAGACCGGTACGGTCACCAAGGTCCTCCCCAAGGAAGGCAAGCTCGTCGTCGAGGGTGTGAACATCATCACCCGTCACAAGAAGCCGACCCAGATGGACCCCAATGGCGGTCTCGAGAAGCGCGAAGCCCCGCTTTTCGCCTCGAAGGTGGCCCTCGCCGATCCCAAGGACGGCAAGGCGACCCGCGTCCGGTTCGAAACGGTCGACGGCAAGAAGGTTCGCGTCGCGACGCGTTCCGGGGAGAAGATCGATGGCTGA
- a CDS encoding 50S ribosomal protein L23, whose amino-acid sequence MAKAEKKAVENRHYDVIRAPHITEKATMAAEHNAVVFKVAGDATKPQIKAAVEALYGVEVTKVNTINVKGKTKRWKGKPYKRTDEKKAIITLKDGQMIDYTSGV is encoded by the coding sequence ATGGCTAAGGCAGAAAAGAAAGCGGTCGAGAACCGTCACTATGACGTGATCCGCGCGCCGCACATCACCGAGAAGGCGACCATGGCCGCCGAGCACAATGCGGTGGTGTTCAAGGTCGCGGGCGACGCGACCAAGCCGCAGATCAAGGCAGCGGTCGAAGCGCTTTACGGGGTGGAAGTCACCAAGGTGAACACCATCAACGTCAAGGGCAAGACCAAGCGCTGGAAGGGCAAGCCCTACAAGCGCACCGACGAGAAGAAGGCGATCATCACGCTCAAGGACGGGCAGATGATCGACTATACGAGCGGGGTGTAA
- the rpsJ gene encoding 30S ribosomal protein S10 codes for METQNIRIRLKAFDHRVLDQATGDIADTARRTGALIRGPIPLPTRIEKFTVNRGPHIDKKSREQFEVRTYKRLLDIVQPTPQTVDALMKLDLAAGVDVEIKLA; via the coding sequence ATGGAAACGCAGAATATTCGTATTCGTCTGAAGGCCTTCGACCACAGGGTCCTCGATCAGGCGACTGGTGACATCGCCGACACGGCGCGCCGCACGGGCGCTCTTATTCGCGGTCCTATCCCGCTGCCGACGCGCATCGAGAAGTTCACCGTGAACCGCGGTCCGCACATCGACAAGAAGTCGCGCGAGCAGTTCGAGGTCCGCACCTACAAGCGCCTCCTCGACATCGTGCAGCCGACCCCGCAGACGGTCGACGCGCTGATGAAGCTCGACCTCGCCGCAGGGGTGGACGTCGAGATCAAACTGGCCTAA
- the tuf gene encoding elongation factor Tu yields the protein MAKAKFERNKPHVNIGTIGHVDHGKTSLTAAITKTLAEAGTSEAVDFANIDKAPEERERGITISTAHVEYETENRHYAHVDCPGHADYVKNMITGAAQMDGAILVVSAADGPMPQTKEHILLAKQVGVPTMVVWLNKVDQVDDPELLELVELEIREELSKRDFDGDNIPIIAGSALAALEDSNREIGQDAIMKLMAAVDEWIPEPERPLDKDFLMPIEDVFSISGRGTVVTGRVETGIVNVGDEVEIVGIKDTTKTTVTGVEMFRKLLDQGQAGDNIGALIRGVGREEVERGQVLAKPGSITPHTEFDAEVYVLSKDEGGRHTPFFANYRPQFYFRTTDVTGEVTLPEGTEMVMPGDNVKLGVKLIAPIAMDQGLRFAIREGGRTVGAGVVGSIKA from the coding sequence ATGGCGAAGGCAAAATTCGAGCGGAACAAACCGCACGTCAACATCGGCACCATCGGTCACGTCGACCACGGCAAGACCTCGCTCACCGCGGCGATCACCAAGACGCTCGCGGAAGCGGGTACCTCGGAAGCCGTCGATTTCGCGAACATCGACAAGGCTCCGGAAGAGCGCGAGCGCGGCATCACCATCTCGACCGCCCACGTCGAGTATGAAACCGAAAACCGTCACTATGCGCACGTCGACTGCCCGGGTCACGCCGACTATGTGAAGAACATGATCACCGGTGCCGCCCAGATGGACGGCGCGATCCTCGTCGTGTCGGCCGCTGACGGCCCCATGCCGCAGACCAAGGAGCACATCCTGCTCGCCAAGCAGGTCGGCGTTCCGACCATGGTCGTGTGGCTCAACAAGGTCGACCAGGTCGACGATCCCGAGCTGCTCGAACTCGTCGAGCTCGAAATCCGCGAAGAACTCTCGAAGCGCGACTTCGACGGCGACAACATTCCGATCATTGCCGGTTCGGCGCTTGCTGCCCTCGAAGACAGCAACCGTGAAATCGGCCAGGATGCGATCATGAAGCTCATGGCCGCCGTCGACGAGTGGATCCCCGAGCCGGAACGTCCCCTCGACAAGGACTTCCTCATGCCGATCGAAGACGTGTTCTCGATCTCGGGCCGCGGCACCGTCGTGACCGGCCGTGTCGAAACCGGCATCGTCAACGTTGGTGACGAAGTCGAAATCGTCGGCATCAAGGACACCACCAAGACCACCGTCACCGGTGTCGAAATGTTCCGCAAGCTGCTCGACCAGGGCCAGGCCGGCGACAACATCGGCGCGCTGATCCGTGGTGTCGGTCGTGAAGAAGTCGAGCGTGGCCAGGTTCTCGCCAAGCCGGGTTCGATCACCCCGCACACCGAGTTCGACGCTGAAGTCTACGTCCTGTCGAAGGACGAGGGCGGCCGTCACACGCCGTTCTTTGCGAACTACCGTCCGCAGTTCTACTTCCGCACCACCGACGTCACCGGTGAAGTCACGCTGCCGGAAGGCACCGAGATGGTCATGCCGGGCGACAACGTGAAGCTGGGCGTCAAGCTCATCGCGCCGATCGCGATGGACCAGGGCCTGCGCTTCGCCATCCGTGAAGGCGGTCGTACCGTCGGCGCGGGGGTTGTCGGCTCGATCAAAGCCTAA
- the rplP gene encoding 50S ribosomal protein L16, whose product MLQPKRTKFRKAFKGRIHGNAKGGTELNFGAYGLKALEPERITARQIEAARRAITRHMRRQGRLWIRIFPDLPVSKKPAEVRMGKGKGSPEFWAARVKPGRILFELDGVSGPLAKAAFERAAEKLPIKTKVVARLGESLIEEKK is encoded by the coding sequence ATGCTGCAACCGAAGCGCACCAAATTCCGTAAGGCCTTCAAGGGCCGCATCCACGGCAACGCCAAGGGTGGCACCGAGCTGAACTTCGGCGCTTACGGCCTCAAGGCCCTCGAGCCGGAGCGCATCACCGCGCGCCAGATCGAAGCCGCCCGCCGTGCGATCACCCGCCACATGCGCCGTCAGGGTCGCCTGTGGATCCGCATCTTCCCGGACCTTCCGGTCTCGAAGAAGCCGGCGGAAGTCCGCATGGGTAAAGGTAAGGGTAGCCCCGAATTCTGGGCCGCCCGCGTCAAGCCCGGCCGCATCCTGTTCGAACTGGACGGGGTCTCGGGTCCGCTCGCCAAGGCCGCTTTCGAGCGTGCCGCGGAGAAGCTGCCGATCAAGACCAAGGTCGTGGCCCGCCTCGGCGAGAGCCTGATCGAGGAGAAGAAGTAA
- the rpsQ gene encoding 30S ribosomal protein S17, with protein MPKRILQGTVVSDKGDKTVVVRVERRVKHPLYGKIIKLSKKYHAHDENNEISMGETVRIEECKPISKTKSWKVLDRVAAANPADLDTPVEG; from the coding sequence ATGCCGAAACGTATCCTTCAGGGAACGGTCGTCTCCGACAAGGGAGACAAGACGGTGGTGGTCCGTGTCGAGCGTCGGGTGAAGCACCCGTTGTACGGCAAGATCATCAAGCTGTCGAAAAAGTATCACGCCCATGACGAGAACAACGAGATCTCGATGGGCGAGACGGTGCGCATCGAGGAATGCAAGCCGATTTCGAAGACCAAGAGCTGGAAAGTTCTCGATCGCGTCGCGGCGGCCAATCCGGCCGACCTCGACACTCCGGTCGAAGGCTGA
- the rplB gene encoding 50S ribosomal protein L2 gives MALKAYKPTSPARRGLILVDRSALHKGKPVKALVEGKTKTGGRNNKGHVTSRGIGGGHKQKYRIIDFKRRTEGEATVERLEYDPNRSAFIALITYADGKQSYILAPQRLAPGDKVVAGEKVDVKPGNAMKIGQMPVGTIVHNIELKPGKGGQIARAAGTYCQVVGRDKGMVIVRMNSGEQRYIRSDCMASVGAVSNPDNSNQTLAKAGRTRWMGKRPLTRGVAKNPVDHPHGGGEGRTSGGRHPVTPWGKPTKGARTRKNKQTDKFIIRSRHAKKKG, from the coding sequence ATGGCACTCAAGGCATATAAACCGACGAGCCCGGCACGCCGTGGCCTCATCCTCGTGGACCGCTCGGCGCTCCACAAGGGCAAGCCCGTCAAGGCGCTGGTCGAAGGCAAGACCAAGACCGGTGGTCGCAACAACAAGGGTCACGTGACCTCGCGCGGCATCGGTGGCGGTCACAAGCAGAAGTACCGCATCATCGACTTCAAGCGTCGCACCGAAGGCGAAGCGACCGTCGAGCGTCTGGAATATGATCCCAACCGCTCGGCGTTCATCGCCCTCATCACCTATGCCGATGGCAAGCAGAGCTACATCCTGGCTCCGCAGCGCCTCGCGCCGGGTGACAAGGTCGTCGCTGGCGAGAAGGTCGACGTGAAGCCGGGCAATGCGATGAAGATCGGCCAGATGCCGGTCGGTACCATCGTCCACAACATCGAGCTGAAGCCCGGCAAGGGCGGTCAGATCGCGCGCGCCGCTGGCACCTATTGCCAGGTCGTCGGCCGCGACAAGGGCATGGTCATCGTTCGCATGAACTCGGGCGAGCAGCGTTACATCCGCTCGGACTGCATGGCTTCGGTCGGCGCGGTCTCGAACCCGGACAATTCGAACCAGACGCTGGCCAAGGCGGGTCGTACCCGCTGGATGGGCAAGCGTCCGCTCACCCGCGGTGTCGCCAAGAACCCGGTCGACCACCCGCACGGCGGTGGTGAAGGCCGCACCTCGGGCGGCCGTCACCCGGTCACCCCGTGGGGCAAGCCGACCAAGGGCGCGCGTACCCGCAAGAACAAGCAGACGGATAAGTTCATCATCCGTTCGCGTCACGCCAAGAAGAAGGGCTAA
- the rpsH gene encoding 30S ribosomal protein S8 — translation MAMTDPLGDMLTRIRNGQQARKDSILSPASKLRARVLDVLQREGFIRGYSEEELAGKAGLRIELKYFEGQPAIKHLARVSKPGRRVYSGSQELPRVRNGLGITIVSTPRGVLSDAEARENNVGGEVLAEVF, via the coding sequence ATGGCGATGACCGACCCCCTGGGTGATATGCTCACCCGCATCCGCAACGGCCAGCAGGCGCGCAAGGACTCGATCCTGTCGCCGGCGTCCAAGCTGCGTGCGCGCGTTCTCGACGTGCTGCAGCGTGAAGGCTTCATCCGCGGCTATTCGGAAGAAGAGCTTGCGGGCAAGGCCGGCCTGCGGATCGAACTGAAATATTTCGAAGGCCAGCCGGCGATCAAGCACCTGGCCCGCGTCTCCAAGCCCGGCCGCCGCGTCTACTCGGGTTCGCAGGAACTGCCCCGCGTGCGCAACGGCCTTGGCATCACCATCGTGTCGACCCCGCGCGGTGTCCTCTCGGACGCCGAAGCGCGCGAGAACAATGTCGGCGGCGAAGTGCTGGCGGAGGTGTTCTAA
- the rplN gene encoding 50S ribosomal protein L14, which translates to MIQMQSNLDVADNSGAKRVQCIKVLGGSKRRFATVGDTIVVSVKEAAPRGKVKKGDVHRAVIVRTAKDIRRPDGTVIRFDGNAAVLVNKNEEPIGTRIFGPVVRELRAKKHMKIISLAPEVL; encoded by the coding sequence ATGATCCAGATGCAATCGAACCTCGACGTTGCAGACAACAGCGGCGCCAAGCGCGTCCAGTGCATTAAGGTACTGGGCGGGTCCAAGCGTCGGTTTGCCACCGTCGGCGACACCATCGTGGTGTCGGTCAAGGAAGCCGCGCCCCGTGGCAAGGTGAAGAAGGGTGACGTCCATCGTGCCGTCATCGTCCGCACCGCCAAGGACATCCGCCGCCCCGACGGGACGGTGATCCGTTTCGACGGCAACGCCGCGGTCCTCGTCAACAAGAATGAAGAGCCCATCGGCACTCGTATCTTCGGCCCGGTGGTGCGCGAACTGCGCGCCAAGAAGCACATGAAGATCATCAGCCTGGCTCCGGAGGTGCTGTAA
- the rpsN gene encoding 30S ribosomal protein S14, giving the protein MAKLSSVNKNEKRKKLAKQYAPKYAKLKEQANDKSLDETERLIARLKMAELPRNANPTRIRNRCELTGRSRGYYRKFRLSRIMIRELGNKGLIPGFTKSSW; this is encoded by the coding sequence ATGGCGAAACTGAGTTCCGTGAACAAGAACGAGAAGCGCAAGAAGCTGGCCAAGCAGTATGCGCCCAAGTACGCGAAGTTGAAGGAACAGGCGAACGACAAGTCGCTCGATGAAACCGAGCGCCTGATCGCCCGCCTGAAGATGGCCGAACTGCCGCGCAACGCGAATCCGACCCGGATCCGCAACCGCTGCGAGCTGACCGGCCGGAGCCGCGGTTACTACCGCAAGTTCCGTCTTTCGCGCATCATGATCCGTGAATTGGGCAACAAGGGCCTGATCCCGGGCTTCACCAAGTCGAGCTGGTAA
- the rplF gene encoding 50S ribosomal protein L6 has product MSRIGKKPVALPAGVTASTEGKTLSVKGPKGTLAMEMMDDLIKFDIEEGEIKVTPHNMSQRSRQVWGMQRTLVQNLVDGVTEGYQKVLEINGVGYRAQAQGKKLKLQLGYSHDVDLDVPEGIEVKTPDNTTVEVSGIDKQLVGHFAAEIRKWRKPEPYKGKGIKYRGEYIFRKEGKKK; this is encoded by the coding sequence ATGAGCCGTATCGGTAAGAAACCGGTCGCGCTGCCTGCTGGCGTCACCGCCAGCACGGAAGGCAAGACCCTCTCCGTCAAGGGGCCCAAGGGCACCCTTGCGATGGAGATGATGGACGACCTCATCAAGTTCGACATCGAGGAAGGCGAGATCAAGGTCACGCCGCACAACATGTCGCAGCGTAGCCGCCAGGTCTGGGGCATGCAGCGTACCCTCGTGCAGAACCTCGTCGACGGCGTCACCGAGGGCTACCAGAAGGTCCTCGAGATCAACGGCGTCGGCTACCGTGCGCAGGCGCAGGGCAAGAAGCTCAAGCTCCAGCTTGGCTACAGCCACGACGTCGACCTCGACGTGCCGGAAGGCATCGAGGTGAAGACCCCCGACAACACCACGGTGGAAGTCTCGGGCATCGACAAGCAGCTCGTCGGGCACTTCGCGGCCGAAATCCGCAAGTGGCGCAAGCCCGAACCCTATAAGGGCAAGGGCATCAAATATCGCGGGGAATATATTTTCCGCAAGGAAGGCAAGAAGAAGTAA
- the rplC gene encoding 50S ribosomal protein L3, whose translation MRTGVIAKKMGMTRLFEADGRHVPVTVLHLDGVQVVGRREKDKDGYTAVALGAGKAKAKNVNKPQREAFGKAEVEPKMQVAEFRVDEDALLDIGAEISAEHFVPGQKVDIQGVTQGKGFAGAMKRWGFGGMRASHGVSISHRAHGSTGNRQDPGRVFKNKKMAGHMGARTRTQQNLEIVRTDAERGLLFVKGSVPGSKGGWLMVSDAVKLPRHSDAPYPAALKSDAKSNNEAGADQTADAAVAADESKEG comes from the coding sequence ATGCGCACTGGCGTGATCGCGAAGAAGATGGGGATGACCCGCCTGTTCGAGGCGGACGGTCGGCACGTGCCGGTTACCGTCCTTCACCTCGACGGCGTCCAGGTCGTCGGTCGTCGCGAAAAAGACAAAGACGGTTACACCGCTGTGGCGCTCGGCGCCGGCAAGGCGAAGGCGAAGAACGTCAACAAGCCGCAGCGCGAAGCTTTCGGCAAGGCCGAAGTCGAACCCAAGATGCAGGTCGCGGAATTCCGCGTCGACGAGGACGCGCTCCTCGACATCGGCGCCGAGATCTCGGCCGAGCATTTCGTTCCGGGCCAGAAGGTCGACATCCAGGGCGTGACCCAGGGTAAGGGCTTCGCCGGCGCCATGAAGCGCTGGGGCTTCGGTGGTATGCGCGCCTCGCACGGTGTGTCGATCAGCCACCGTGCGCACGGTTCGACGGGTAACCGCCAGGATCCGGGCCGCGTCTTCAAGAACAAGAAGATGGCCGGTCACATGGGTGCCCGCACCCGCACGCAGCAGAATCTCGAAATCGTCCGCACCGACGCCGAGCGCGGTCTCCTCTTCGTCAAGGGCTCGGTGCCCGGCTCGAAGGGTGGCTGGCTGATGGTCTCGGACGCGGTCAAGCTTCCGCGCCACTCGGACGCGCCCTATCCGGCCGCGCTCAAGAGCGACGCGAAGTCGAACAATGAAGCTGGCGCCGACCAGACTGCCGATGCGGCGGTCGCGGCCGACGAAAGCAAGGAAGGCTAA
- the rplV gene encoding 50S ribosomal protein L22, whose protein sequence is MSKAKSPRKVADNEALAVGSMIRGSSRKLNLVAGLIRGRKVEEALNILKFSNKGMAEDAYKVLASAVANAENNHNLDVDSLIVAEASVGKSLTMKRFATRARGRSTRIEKPFSRLRVVVREQEEA, encoded by the coding sequence ATGTCGAAAGCGAAATCCCCCCGCAAGGTCGCCGATAACGAGGCGCTCGCGGTCGGCTCCATGATCCGTGGGTCGAGCCGCAAGCTCAACCTCGTCGCGGGCCTCATCCGTGGCCGCAAGGTCGAGGAAGCCCTCAACATCCTCAAGTTCTCGAACAAGGGGATGGCCGAGGACGCCTACAAGGTGCTCGCCAGCGCCGTGGCCAATGCGGAAAACAACCACAACCTCGACGTCGACAGCCTCATCGTGGCGGAAGCCTCGGTCGGCAAGTCGCTCACCATGAAGCGTTTCGCGACCCGTGCGCGCGGCCGTTCGACCCGTATCGAAAAGCCGTTCAGCCGTCTGCGTGTCGTCGTTCGCGAGCAGGAAGAAGCCTAA